GGAACTTCCCGTCGGCTCTCTCGATCTGAAGGATGAAAGCCGGAATCCCACCTGGTCCTTCAAGGACCGCGGAACGGCATCCGCGGTCCGGCACGCCCTGGCACTCGGATTCAAAAGGATCGGGACCCTCTCGTCGGGCAATATGGCCGCATCCGTCGCCGCCTATGGCGCCCGTGCCGGTCTTCCGGCGATCATCCTGGTCAGTGCCTCTATCCCCGTTGAAAAGCTGAATCCCATCGCCGTCTATCATCCGGTACTGCTCCGTGTCGAGGGTGATTACGGCGACCTCTATTTCAGGAGCCTCGAGATCGGTTCCCGGGAGGGCATTTATTTTATGAATTCCGATGTGCCCTTCAGGGTCGAGGGGTCCAAGACGATCGCTTATGAGATCTGTGAACAGCTTGGCTTCAATGCCCCCGATTTCGTGGTGGTGCCCACCAGTTCCGGAGGAAATCTGCGGGGAATCATCAAGGGTTTTGAAGACTTTTACCGCTGCGGCCTGATCGGAAGGCTTCCGCGCTTCATCTGTGCCCAGGCGAAGGGATGTTCTCCCATCTTCAATGCCTTCACATCGGGAGAGGAACGGGTGCGGCCGCTGGAAAAGACCGACACCATCGCCCACGCGATCGAGAACCCCTTTCCACCCAGTGGAAATGAAGTGCTCAGGCAACTGCGGGAGAGGAACGGTATCGCCCTTGCCGTCACGGATGACGAGATCCTGAGCGCCCAGGGGCGGCTTGCCGGGGCAGGGGTCTTCTGCCAGCCGGCGGCGGCGGTCCCCCTGGCGGCGGTGCGGCGTCTGTGCGCCGATGGCGTGATAGGAAAGAACGACCACGTCGTCTGCATCGTGACCGGTGGCGGGCTGAAATATACGGCGGTTCTCGACCGCCTGGGGTTCGACGTCCGGACCTGCCGGGCCGGGGAACTGGAGGAGTTGCTGGGAGAGTAAGCTGATAAGTTCATAAGTTCATGAACATGAATACACAGAGGAAGGAGAATGCCGGATGAATCAAGGACGTGAATTGGCGGCGCCATGCGGGTTGTACTGCGGGGTATGCGGAATATTGATCGCCCACCGTGACAATAATGAAAAGTTCAAGGAAAAGCTGGCGCCCGTCTACGGGGTCCGCCCCGAGGACATCAGGTGCGAGGGATGCCTGTCCGAGGATGTGTTCTTTTACTGCCGGGTCTGCCCCATAAAAAGCTGCGCCCGGGAAAAGGGTTTCGAGGGATGCTACCAGTGTGACGAGTTTCCCTGCAAAATAATCGAGGACTTCCCGATCGCCGTGGGGAAGAAGGTCATGCTCCGGGCGGTCCCGGCCTGGCGCGAGCTCGGTACGGAAAGATGGATGGAGGAAGAGGAAAAACGCTATACCTGTCCGAACTGCGGTACAAAACTCTTCCGGGGCGCGAAACGGTGCCGGAACTGCCAGGAACCGGTTGACCTGGATTAAGCGTCGATCTTTTCACCCTTGACCTCTCACGGCCTTTCATGAAAGCATATCGGCATGATCGAGATCACCTGCCGGAAGGCTCAAATTGGACAGGGTGTCGAATATCTGCGCGAGGTCTGTTTCGAATGCAGCGTCTGCAGTCTCCACTGCGTCGTCCAGAATGTGGAAGGATACGACGGGAAGAACACATTCGTCTACGACCTCTTTCAGTCGAATGAGCCCTGGGGGCACCGGGCCCTCTGGGCCTGTTCCGGTTGCCATAAATGTTATGAGACCTGTCCCCAGGATGCAGACCCCCTGCGGGTCATCTCGGTCCTTCGCCAGCAGGCCTTTGTGGAAGGAATCGCGCCCCCCTATGTCTATGACCTGATCACGCTCGTCCTGGAGACGGGGCGGGCCTTTCCGGTGACGAAAAAAACACTAAAAGACCGTGAGAAGCTGGGGCTTCGGGAACCTGAACCGACACCGGTCGATGAGATCGGTCATATTGCCGGGCGAACGGGTCTGCTTGAAAAGCTGGGGAAAAGAGAAAAATGATCCCGTCGTGCCTTCCGGTGAGCGGGCCGTGAACTGACGGTATGTGACCACGCGGGCCCGCCGGGTATGCCAGGTTATGGATGATCAGGGAAAAAGCAGCAAGCGGTTCGCCTTCTTCACGGGTTGTCTCGTGCCGTCCCGGTTTCCCCGTTTCGAGGCCATGGCCCGGGAGCTCTTTCCCGAGCTGGGGATCGAACTGATTGATATCACGGGATTTTCCTGCTGCCCCGATCCCGTCAGGGTCGGCGGCGCCGATCGTTTTACCTGGCTTGTCATGGCGGCACGAAATCTCGCCGTTGCCGCCGGCGCGGGGTTGCCCGTTCTCACCCTCTGCCCCGCCTGCACCGTGACGCTGGCATCGGCAAATGCGGAACTTGAAAGGGACGCGGGTCTCCTGGCCGAGGTGAACCATATCCTGGCAGGCACGGGCCGGTACCTTGCCGGCCCCGTTCGGGTGCGGCATTTTTTGAAGGTTTTCTGGGAGGACATCGGCCTCGACGGCCTCCGCGCCACGGTTACGCGCCCCCTTCACGGGTTTCGCCTCTCCTATCACAGCGGCTGTCATGAGAACAGCCCCCGGCCGGTCATGGAGTTCGACAATCCCTTCAACCCGCAAAAAACGGAACGGATGCTCGATGCCCTGGGAGTGACGGTTGTCGATTATCCTGAAAAATCGCACTGCTGCGGTTCCCCCCTCACGCTTGACGGCAAGCAGGACGATGCCCTGCGAGCCACGGTCCGCAAAGTGGCGGATATGAAGCGATGCGGCGCCGATGCGCTTGCAGCCGGCTGTGCCTCCTGTTTCCAGCAGTTTGAGATCGGCCAGATGATGGCCTCCCGCAAAGGTTGCCTGGAAGAGCCTCTTCCGGTCTTCCATGTTCTTGAGATACTGGCCCTTGCCATGGGGCGAAGCCTCGATGATATCGGTTTCGGCGAGCACAAGATAAAGGGGAGCCGGGAAATGCTGGAAGAAAAACTGGGAGGGACGGTCTGACGTGTTCAGGGATGTTGAGACCATATGTCCCTTCTGCGGTGTCGGGTGCCGCATCGTGCTCCGGGTCGACCGGGGACGGGTCGTCGGGCTCTACCCCGCCGAAAACGGTATAAACGAGGGTAAGCTATGCATCAAAGGATGGAGCGCGCATGAATTCATTCACCATCCGAAACGGCTGACCGCTCCCCTGCTCAGGGAGAAACGGTCCGGCACGTTCCGGACCGTTACCTGGGATGCAGCCCTTTCCCATATCCGTGAAAACCTCAGTGCCGCCCTCGATGCCGGTGGTCCGGCCGCCGTCGGCGTTCTGGGATCGGCCAAATGCACCAACGAGGATAATTACGTCCTCCAGAAGTTCGCCCGCGCCGTCGTGGGGACCCCCCACATCGACCACTGTGCCCGGCTCTGTCATGCCTCGACCCTGACCGGTCTGTCGGAGACCTTTGGAAGCGGCGCCATGACGAACAGCATCGAAGAGCTTGAAAAGGCCGACGTGATGTTCGTCATCGGTTCCAATACAACGGAGCAGCATCCCCTGATCGGCAGGCGGATACTACGGGCCATGCGCGACGGTGTGGCCCGCCTGATCGTGGCCGATCCCCGGCGGACAGACATGGCCCGGTGCGCTCATGTACACCTCGCGCACCGGCCCGGAACCGATACGGCCCTCATTAACGGTATGCTGCGGGTGATCGTCGATGAGGCGCTGGCGGACGATGAATTCATCACGGGCCGGACCGAGGGGTTTGAAGCGTTCCTGGGATCACTCAGGGAATATTCACCGGAGCGCGTTGCCGACATCACGGGTGTTTCTCCGGAGATGATAGTCGCGGCGGCCCGGATGTACGGCACCGCCGAAAAGGCCTCCATCATCTATGCCATGGGTATCACCCAGCATGTGGCCGGGACCGCGAATGTCCGCGCCCTGGCGAACCTCGCCCTGGCAACGGGCAATGTGGGAAAGCCCTCGACGGGGGTCAATCCGCTGCGCGGTCAGAACAACGTGCAGGGTGCCTGTGACATGGGCGTTCTGCCGTCCCATTACCCGGGATACCAGCCGGTGGAGGACGATGGGAACCGTGATCGTTTTTCCCGGGATTGGCGGACGGACCGCCTGCCGCAACAGGCGGGACTGACCCTCTGTGAAATGATGGACGCCGCCCTCGATGGACGGACCCGGTTTCTGTGGATCATGGGCGAGAACCCGGCCCTTTCCGACCCCGATACGGCCCACGTGCGAAGGGCCCTCGAAGCGGCTGATTTTCTCATCGTCCAGGATATCTTTCCATCGGAAACGACGGCCTTCGCTCACGTGGTCCTCCCCGGGGCGAGTTATGCCGAAAAAGAGGGGACCTTTACGTCGACGGAACGCCGGGTTCAGCGGGTTCGTGCAGCCATCGAGCCGGTCGGTTCGGCACGGCCCGAATGGGCGGTGATCGCCGAGCTCGCCCGGCTGATGGGATATGATGGTATGAACTGGCGCTCGGCGGAGGCCGTCTTCGAGGAGATCGCCCGGGTCGTTCCCCAGTACCGGGGCATGTCGTACCTCCGCCTGGGAGGTGACGGACTGCAATGGCCCTGTCCCGACGCAGCGCACCCCGGGACCCCCTTCCTGCACGAACATACCTTCAGCCGGGGAAAGGGACGTTTCATTCCCGTCGAACATGTTCCGCCGCCGGAGCAGCCTGATGAGGAATATCCCCTGGTATTGACCACGGGCCGTTCCCTGTTCCAGTTTCACACGGGTACCATGACCCGCAGGTCTCCGATCCTGAAGGAGCGGCTCGATGAGTCCTACGGAGAGGTCAATCCCGCCGACGCCGTGCGAGCGGGGATCGAAGACGGTGACCCCGTGGTGATACGGTCACGGCGGGGTGAGATCGTCACTACGGCGCGGGTCACGGAAACCGTCCCCGAAGGGACCGTCTTCGTGCCGATCCATTTCGCCGAGGCCGCCGCCAATATGCTGACCCTGCGGGAACTGGATCCCCTGTCGAAGATCCCGGAGCTCAAGGTATGTGCCGTTTCCCTGAAGAAAAGGACGCGGAGTCAGGGTGAGGCGTGAGACGTGAAGCGTTAAGCGTGAGGCGATTTCCCGAAGCATCCAGGACCCCGATTCCACTAATCCACGTAATCCGTAATCCCTAATCCCTAATCCCTAATCCGTAATCCGTAATCCCTGATCCCCGGAACCCGTGGGTTTTTTACGGAGTTTCCCCTTTTATGGCTTGACAGAATGTTCACGACATGCTTTGTTGACCGGCAGGGTCGGGGGTGGGGAAGGGATTCCTTCATGTATAAAAATCGTTGCATTCTGCTTGCCATATTTCTGTTCATATGGTCCATCTTCATTGTGTCCTGCGCGTCGTCTGTCCGGGAGACGAAAAAACCCTGTGACGGCCTGATGGTCCTGACCAATGCTTTTAACCTGATCGAGGAAAATTATATCGATCCCGTCGATACGTCTCTCCTGGCGAATGAGGCGGTCCTCGGCATGGAGGAGCACCTGAAATCACGCAGCAAGTTCGTTTCGGCCAATCACGGCATTAATTTTTACAACAGCCGGAGCGAGCGGGCAAAGGCCCTTGGGTATCTTTCATCCTCATTCAATTATTACGTTTCCGTCGCGGACGGCGACCCCTTTGAACTGCAATATGCTGCCATCGAGGCCATGGTCAAGAGCCTCGATCCCTACTGTTCCTATCTGACGCCTGAGCTGTACGAAGACCTGAGATCGTTCACGCGGGGGAATTACTGCGGCATCGGCATCGAGGTGGCCATGATCGATGGCGTGATCACCGTCGTTTCTCCCATAGACGATACCCCGGCCTATCACGCGGGGGTCGAAGCCGGCGACCGGATCATCGCGATCAACGGTGAGCTGACGGCGGGGTTCACCGTGAACGATGCGTTCCGGGCCCTTCGGGGGCCGGCGGGAACGACGGTCACCATCACGATAGACCGCAACGGCGATCGGCAGAGGAAATTCATCATTCAGCGGAAGGATATTACCATCCAAAGCGTCAAACACCGGATCATGGAGGGCGGCGTCGGCTATGTCAGGGTTGCCGCCTTTCAGGAAACGACGACGACCGAACTCCGAAACGCCCTGCGGGACATACAGGCGGCGGGTACGCTCAGGGGGATCATCATCGACCTGAGAAATAATCCCGGGGGACTCCTTGATGAAGCCATAACCGTGTCCGATATGTTCCTGGCCTCGGGGGTGATCGTGCGGTCCGAGGGGCGGGCGGATTATACGAACCGGACCTACCAGGCGACCCGTGACGGTGAAGAGGCGCTCTGTCCCATGATAATCCTCGTGAACAGGGGAACGGCCAGTGCATCCGAGGTTGTTGCCTTTGCCCTTCGTGATAATGATAAGGCCCTGCTCTTCGGTTCACGGACGGCGGGGAAGGGAACCATTCAAAGCGTGACGGAGCTCTGTGATGGTTCAGCACTGAAGCTGACGATGGCGAAGTATTATTCGGCCAAGGGACGGGCGTTTCAGGAAACGGGCATTATTCCCGACCTGTATGTGGGTGATCGGAAGGAGAGGGAAAAATGCGGTGTTGCCGGAGACGGGGCAGGTGCACCGAACGGGGACGGGCCGGTCTTCATTCTCTATGAAGGGGGCAGTCTCGATCTACCCCTTATGATCGCCCATGCTGCTCTGTCCCGGGGAAAGGGACTTCCCGGGACGGAGGAACTGAAAATGCTTGCCGGTCAGGTCCTGAACCGGTAGGCGCTGTTCAATGACGGTCATGGGGGAGGAAAAACGCCGTGATTTCAAGGATTGACCACGTATCGCTCGCGGTCCGGGACACTGAGTATGACCGGGCCGTTCATTTTTTCCGCGATATCCTGGGCGCCGTGCCCGGTGTCGGGTTCGATGATGAAGGAATGCGGTTTTTCTGGCGCATCTATTCACTCGGTGACCTGTCGCGTATCGAATTGATGAAGCCCACCGGTGAAGGAAGTTTTCTTGATAATTTTCTCGGCGATAGGAACGGCGGTGTTCATCATATCACCCTCGAGACGCCGGATATCGAAAAGGCCCGGGAGATCCTGGACGGGAACGGCATTCCCTATTTCGGATTTCACGATCTCGGGGCGATATGGAAAGAACTCTTCATCCACCCGAAAGACGCCTTCGGCGTTCTCATACAGATCGCCCAGTTCAATCCCGATGACTGGGTCGATGATTCCGTCAAGCTGCCTCCGGGAAGGAAGTTCGAGGTCACGAAAAACGACACCGGATGCATCCTGACCGTCGCCCATCCGGGCGGCGGGACCGCCCGCCTTAAACTCTCACGGGATGAAATGACCATGCTGGCCGGGGAACTTACCGACGGATAAATCCCTCTCGGCCTCCCTTTACGAAAGGGAGGTGAAAAACCTTATCCATAATCCTTCTAATCCCGTAATCCGTAATCCGTAATCCGTAATCCGCAATCCGTAATCCCGATCCCCCCTCATTCCCGCAGCGTCAGGAGCGCACGGATGAGCCGCCGCGCCTCCGTCTCCGAGGGGGTCTCCATCAGGGTCACCTTCTGATATTCACTCAGCGCGCAGGGCGGTATGAACCACAGATCAACGCGGTAGAGCGATTGCTCGCGGTTTTGAAAAAGCCGCACCTCCTGTTTTCCCTTCATTGACAATATTTCTTCGATGGTGACGGGATACCGGGTATACACGGGGATCTCGCGGTCCGCGGGCTCATGTTCAAGAAGCACCCCGCCTCTCACAATGCGGGGTGAATGGAGGGGGCCCTCCGGAACCTCCCACCTCGTTCCCGTTCTGCACGCGTAGGAAAGCTCGGGAGAGATCTTCACGGAGGCGAGAACGTTCAGGGCTTCCTCGCGGGTCATTCCGGGGATGTGCCCATCGGGGGGTATCTCCCGCCATGCCGAGCATCCTCCGGCAACGAGGAGGATACAGAAGTATGCGATACAAAGGATGTACCGTGTCTTCATGGCTTCGACCTCCAGTGGTGACTCCCGGTATCACCGGTCATTCCTGGGCCAGGGGTTTTCTCAGCTTCACCGGCGGTGCCTGTCGCTTCCTGATCTTCATGTTCAGTATCTCAATGCACACCGAAAAGGCCATGGAGAAGTAAATATATCCCTTCGGGATATGATAATCAAACCCCTCCGCGATCAGGGTTACACCGATCAGGATGAGAAAGCTCAGGGCAAGCATCTTGACGGTCGGATGGGAATCGACGAATTCTCCGATCGGGCCTGCGGTGAGCATCATGACCAGGACGGCGATGACGATGGCGAGGACCATGACCGGCACATGCTGGGCCAGTCCCACGGCGGTGATGACCGAATCCAGCGAGAAAACGATATCGAGGACCATGATCTGAACCAGCGTTCCGCAAAAATGTGCCGTCCCGACGGACGCCGCCGGCGATGAGCCCCCTGATTCGAGGCTGCCGTGGATCTCGTGGGTGCTTTTTACCAGCAGGAACAGACCGCCGCCGATGAGGATAAGGTCCCTGCCGGATATGACGTGGTCAAGGACCGTGAAAAGCGGTCTTACCAGCGTCATTATCCATACAATGCAGAGGAGCAGGGCGATCCGGGTCAGCATTGCGAGGGCGAGCCCGATGATCCGAGCTCTCTGGCGCTGGCGCTGCGGCAGGCGAGACACCAGAACGGTGATAAAAATGATATTGTCGATACCCAGGACGATCTCCAGTGCCGTCAATGTCGCCAGGGCGATCCATGCTTCGGGGGAATAGAACCACGCCATTGCCGTCTCCTTGCTTTGTTATGGACCGGAGAGCCGGTCCCCTTTCTTCGTGAGCAGTATGTTCGTCGATAATAGTGGATTTTTTGCAAGCCGTCCATTGCTGTCTGTATTATAATAGGTTCACACGAACGACACCTGCGGGGAGGTATCCGAAGAATATTCGATCGGTCTCTCTGAGAGCAGGCGGGAGAAGCGGAGGGAGCCATGCACTTCAGTATTGTGGTAAACGGTACCGGACACGCCTTTCTGCGTGAATTCGGCTGTTCCTGTGAGCGGTGCCTTTCCGCCGGGCACCGCGCGAACACGTCCGTATCCATTATCGGGAGGAACGAGAAAAGCGGTCTTATCTGCTGGCACGCCCTCGTCGATGTGGGGCTCGGCGTCGTGACCAGCCTCTGCGATCTCTTCCGGCCCGCCGACGCCCGGCTGGACTGGCTGCTTCTGACACACTGGCATCCTGACCATTGTCTTGAGCTGAACCGCCTCGGTGAAACGATGCGCCGGTTGTCCCGCGCGCGGGGAGAAGAGAAATTCAGGCGGATCCCCACCTGGGTGCGGACCGGAACGGCCTGCTGGCTCCAGAAAAATAATTCCTACGAATGGCATCGCTGCCTGAAACCCCTGGTCAGCGGGGAACAATCACCGCCGGGGACGCTTCTCGACCCCATTCCGGTGGAACCTGAGGAACTGGTCATAACGCCTGTCAGTGTTTCTCACGTGACGGCCGATATTGATCACGTCACCTTCAAGGAGACCTTCCATTCAAGCGCATCCTTCGTGGTGGAAGCGGGGAACAGGAAGGCCGTCCTTCTCTGGGACCTGGACAACGGAAATGACTGGATCATGAATCCCGATTCCCGCGAACGCGAGGATGCGGTGAACCTGATGTCCGATGCCGATTATCTTTTCATCGACTGCCTGACCTGGGGGGTCGAAGAGGTCCGTGGACACAATACGGGTCATCTGTCTTTTGGAACGGTCAGGAAATATGCGGCGAAGCTGCGACCGCGGCAGACCTT
This Deltaproteobacteria bacterium DNA region includes the following protein-coding sequences:
- a CDS encoding VOC family protein, whose protein sequence is MISRIDHVSLAVRDTEYDRAVHFFRDILGAVPGVGFDDEGMRFFWRIYSLGDLSRIELMKPTGEGSFLDNFLGDRNGGVHHITLETPDIEKAREILDGNGIPYFGFHDLGAIWKELFIHPKDAFGVLIQIAQFNPDDWVDDSVKLPPGRKFEVTKNDTGCILTVAHPGGGTARLKLSRDEMTMLAGELTDG
- the thrC gene encoding threonine synthase, with product MKDWNLVCTGCGAVLPVADARPRCAVCGEPLEVEGVSRGTVREGNRFGQTIFDRYADFLPFSPDDPPAGMREGFTPLVGSEKIAGELPVGSLDLKDESRNPTWSFKDRGTASAVRHALALGFKRIGTLSSGNMAASVAAYGARAGLPAIILVSASIPVEKLNPIAVYHPVLLRVEGDYGDLYFRSLEIGSREGIYFMNSDVPFRVEGSKTIAYEICEQLGFNAPDFVVVPTSSGGNLRGIIKGFEDFYRCGLIGRLPRFICAQAKGCSPIFNAFTSGEERVRPLEKTDTIAHAIENPFPPSGNEVLRQLRERNGIALAVTDDEILSAQGRLAGAGVFCQPAAAVPLAAVRRLCADGVIGKNDHVVCIVTGGGLKYTAVLDRLGFDVRTCRAGELEELLGE
- the fdhF gene encoding formate dehydrogenase subunit alpha, whose protein sequence is MFRDVETICPFCGVGCRIVLRVDRGRVVGLYPAENGINEGKLCIKGWSAHEFIHHPKRLTAPLLREKRSGTFRTVTWDAALSHIRENLSAALDAGGPAAVGVLGSAKCTNEDNYVLQKFARAVVGTPHIDHCARLCHASTLTGLSETFGSGAMTNSIEELEKADVMFVIGSNTTEQHPLIGRRILRAMRDGVARLIVADPRRTDMARCAHVHLAHRPGTDTALINGMLRVIVDEALADDEFITGRTEGFEAFLGSLREYSPERVADITGVSPEMIVAAARMYGTAEKASIIYAMGITQHVAGTANVRALANLALATGNVGKPSTGVNPLRGQNNVQGACDMGVLPSHYPGYQPVEDDGNRDRFSRDWRTDRLPQQAGLTLCEMMDAALDGRTRFLWIMGENPALSDPDTAHVRRALEAADFLIVQDIFPSETTAFAHVVLPGASYAEKEGTFTSTERRVQRVRAAIEPVGSARPEWAVIAELARLMGYDGMNWRSAEAVFEEIARVVPQYRGMSYLRLGGDGLQWPCPDAAHPGTPFLHEHTFSRGKGRFIPVEHVPPPEQPDEEYPLVLTTGRSLFQFHTGTMTRRSPILKERLDESYGEVNPADAVRAGIEDGDPVVIRSRRGEIVTTARVTETVPEGTVFVPIHFAEAAANMLTLRELDPLSKIPELKVCAVSLKKRTRSQGEA
- a CDS encoding DUF3795 domain-containing protein, yielding MNQGRELAAPCGLYCGVCGILIAHRDNNEKFKEKLAPVYGVRPEDIRCEGCLSEDVFFYCRVCPIKSCAREKGFEGCYQCDEFPCKIIEDFPIAVGKKVMLRAVPAWRELGTERWMEEEEKRYTCPNCGTKLFRGAKRCRNCQEPVDLD
- a CDS encoding PDZ domain-containing protein; this encodes MYKNRCILLAIFLFIWSIFIVSCASSVRETKKPCDGLMVLTNAFNLIEENYIDPVDTSLLANEAVLGMEEHLKSRSKFVSANHGINFYNSRSERAKALGYLSSSFNYYVSVADGDPFELQYAAIEAMVKSLDPYCSYLTPELYEDLRSFTRGNYCGIGIEVAMIDGVITVVSPIDDTPAYHAGVEAGDRIIAINGELTAGFTVNDAFRALRGPAGTTVTITIDRNGDRQRKFIIQRKDITIQSVKHRIMEGGVGYVRVAAFQETTTTELRNALRDIQAAGTLRGIIIDLRNNPGGLLDEAITVSDMFLASGVIVRSEGRADYTNRTYQATRDGEEALCPMIILVNRGTASASEVVAFALRDNDKALLFGSRTAGKGTIQSVTELCDGSALKLTMAKYYSAKGRAFQETGIIPDLYVGDRKEREKCGVAGDGAGAPNGDGPVFILYEGGSLDLPLMIAHAALSRGKGLPGTEELKMLAGQVLNR
- a CDS encoding TerC family protein, with protein sequence MAWFYSPEAWIALATLTALEIVLGIDNIIFITVLVSRLPQRQRQRARIIGLALAMLTRIALLLCIVWIMTLVRPLFTVLDHVISGRDLILIGGGLFLLVKSTHEIHGSLESGGSSPAASVGTAHFCGTLVQIMVLDIVFSLDSVITAVGLAQHVPVMVLAIVIAVLVMMLTAGPIGEFVDSHPTVKMLALSFLILIGVTLIAEGFDYHIPKGYIYFSMAFSVCIEILNMKIRKRQAPPVKLRKPLAQE